Below is a window of Halobaculum lipolyticum DNA.
GAACTATCCCCGTCATCCTCGCGGCCCTCCTCGTGTTCGCCTCCGTCGGGGTCGGCGCCCCCGGCGCAGCGATCGGCGCCCAGCCCCAGCAGGGTGGCGGCGACACCGACGGGCCGGCGGGCGCGGTCGTGGCGACGAGCGACCACAACGCGACCGAAGGGATCCGCGTGCTCTCGCTCAACGAGAGCGGCGACGTCGCCGCCGACATCGACGTCGTGACGATCGAAGCCGGCACGGCCACCGAGTTCGCGGCGAGCGGGTCCGCGACACGGATCGAGACGATGGCGCTCCGCGAACGGATCGAGGCGGCCAACACGACCGACGAACGACAGCGCCGGATCCTCGACGGGTTGAACGAGGTCGAGAAGGACGCTATCACCCTCCACAGCAGGCAGCAGACGGCCATCGAAGCGTACACGTCGGGGACGACGACCGCCCGGGAGTTGCTCGTCGAGTTGGCACGGATCCGCGCGTCCGCGGCGGTGCTGTCCGACCGCGTCCGGGTCCTGAACGACCTCGCCGAGGACACCGACGACTTCGGGATCGACGAGACCCGTGTGTTCGCGCTCGTCTACGACCTCCGGACGTTCGACGGGCCGGTCCGGTCGCGGACCGCGGCGGCGCTGTCGGGAGACCAGTCGGCGTCGACCCGGGTGTACGTCGCGGCGACCGGGGACGGCGTGTCGCTGGCGACGGTCGCGGACGGCCGGTACATCCGCGAGACGTATCGGGGCGACCTCAGGGACCGGGAGAACACGGGGATCGACCAAGAGACCGCGGAGAACGTCACCAGACGGAGCTATCCGGAGCTGTGGAACGCGACCGCCGGCTCCGGGGGTGGCGTCGGCTCCGGCGGCGTCTTCATCTTGGACCTCGAGTACCCCAACGGGACGCTCACGGCCTTCGTCGGCGGCGGGAGCGAGCGCGTGTTCATGGAACACCAGCGCATCGACCTCGCCGGCGTCGACACCGGCGAGCAGACCACCCGGACGCTCGATCTCACCTTGCGCGTGAACCGGACGTTCCCGGGCGGACCGCTGCGGGTCGCCGTCACCGACCCGGCGACCGGCGAACCAGTGAACGCCGTCGTCAAGGTCGGCCGCGACGGCGGCGAGAGCACCGACGTCGGCAGAACCGGCGACGACGGCGTCCTCTGGACCGTCTCCCCCCGCGGCGAGTTCGTCGTCACCGTCGTCGAGGTCGGCTCGACGGACGTGTCGACGGTCCCCGTCACCCCCAGCGAACCGACGACGGTCGCCGCCGCGCTCGAGGGAGCGAACGGGTCGGCGCAACCGGAACCCGGCGACTGACCGGTCCCCGTCGCCGTCCGGCGTCCGCCGGCGAACGTTTTTCCACGAGCACGGGACCACACCCGTCCGTCGATGCGTCCCCGAGCACCGAGCCTACCCGTCGCCGACCGGCGCGCGACCGCGTCCACCGTCGGCGTCGCCCTGCTCGTCGCCGTCGCCGTCGTGCTGTCGGCCGCCGTGGGCGCGGTCGCCCTCGGCGTCGACCGACCGCACTCGCCGGCGCCGACGGCCGCCGTCGATCTGACCGTCGCGGACGGGGCGCTCGTGTTCACCCACCGAGGGGGAGCGCCGATCGACGTGGGCCGCCTCCGGGTGGTCGTCGCCGTCGACGGGACCCGTCTGCGCCACCAACCCGCGGTGCCGTTCTTCGCGCGGCGCGGGTTCGAGAGCGGACCGACCGGCCCGTTCAACAGCGCGGCGGACCCGCGCTGGACGGCCGGCGAGACGGCCTCGTTCGCGGTCGCCGGGACGAACCGGCCCCGGATCGAACCGGGGGCGACCGTCGAGGTGTCGCTGTTCGTCCGTGGCAGCCGATTGGCGACGCTCTCGGCGAGCGCCGGGTGAGCGAGAGGAAGCGGAGGTGCGCGCGGACGACGGGGCGTGGGACGGCGGCGGGCGCTCAGCCGTCGGTCGCCGGCGGCTCCTCGGCCGCCTCGTCGACGGCGTCGGCCGCCGGACTCGCCGACTCCTCGGCCGCGGGGACGGTCGCGACGCTGGTGATGGCGCGGGGAGTCCCCCGGTGGCGCTGCTGGACGAAGTGTCGGGTGTCCTCGAAGCCGGCCGCGCGGAACATCTCCTCGGCCTCCTCGGCGTCGTAGAACAGCATGATCGCGTCCGCCAGCATCTGGAACGGCTTCAGCTTCGGGTAGTCCGGGCCGACGACGAGCACGGTGCCGCCGGGCTTGACGACGCGGCGGAACTCCCGGAGCGCCGCGACGGGGTTGGGCCAGTACTCGATCGACCCCGACGACCAGAGCTTGTCGAAGCTGTCGTCTTTGAACGGGAGGCGCTCGGCGTCGCCCATGTGGAAGCGGACCTTCCCGTCCTTGCCGAACTTCTCGAACGCCTGCTGGAACTGCCCGCGCGACTGGTCGAGCGCGTACACCTCGTCGACGTGGTTGAGCAACCCCTCCGTGGCGAAGCCGGTGCCGGCGCCGACGTCGAGCACGCGGTCGTCGCGGTCGGCGTCGAACCACTCCAGCGCCTGATTGCGCATGCGGTCGTCCCAGATGTACGGGTTGATCGTGTCGTAGACGCGCGAGAAGTACTTGTAGAACAGCCGCGCGTTCGCCTTGTCCTCCAGGATACCCATTGTCCTCGGGTTGGGCCGCGCCGGTCATAACCCCCACGGAACCCGGTCCGAAGGCGGACGCGACCGCGTCCGCGACGCCGGTCCCCGCGGGCCGAGCACCGCCGGGGTCAAGTCGGCCGCCGCCGCAGGCGTCGGTATGCACCTCTCGGAGGCGACGTGGACCGAGGTCCGCGACGCCGACGTCGCCGCCGCCCTGCTCCCGGTCGGGAGCACCGAACAGCACGGCCCGCACGCCCCCCTCGGAACCGACTCGCTCACGGCGCGAGCGGTCGCCGACGCGGCGGCGGCGACGTGGGCGGACGCCGCGGGCCGCGACGGGGACCTCCTCGTCGCGCCGCCGGTCCACGTCGGCGTCGCCGAGGAGCACCGCGCGTTCGACGGCACGCTGTGGGTGTCGCCCGACACCTTCCGCGCGTACGTCCGGGAGACGGTGGAGAGCCTCGCACACCACGGCGTCGACCGGGTCGTGCTCGCCAACGGGCACGGCGGCAACGTCGAGGCGCTCGCGGAGGTCGCCCGCCGCGTCTCCCGCGACGACGGGACGGACGCCTACGCCGTCTCGTTCACGTGGTTCGAGGCGGTCGGCGAGCACGCCTCGCGGATGGGCCACGGCGGCCCGCTGGAGACGGCCATGCTCCGCCACGTGGCGCCCGAGTCGGTGCGGGAGGAGCGC
It encodes the following:
- a CDS encoding type IV pilin; translated protein: MRPRAPSLPVADRRATASTVGVALLVAVAVVLSAAVGAVALGVDRPHSPAPTAAVDLTVADGALVFTHRGGAPIDVGRLRVVVAVDGTRLRHQPAVPFFARRGFESGPTGPFNSAADPRWTAGETASFAVAGTNRPRIEPGATVEVSLFVRGSRLATLSASAG
- a CDS encoding creatininase family protein, which gives rise to MHLSEATWTEVRDADVAAALLPVGSTEQHGPHAPLGTDSLTARAVADAAAATWADAAGRDGDLLVAPPVHVGVAEEHRAFDGTLWVSPDTFRAYVRETVESLAHHGVDRVVLANGHGGNVEALAEVARRVSRDDGTDAYAVSFTWFEAVGEHASRMGHGGPLETAMLRHVAPESVREERIEDARDGGSERWGEWVHGVNLAHDSDEFSDNGVVGDPTDGDAALGAELLARASDALVDVADAVAERER
- a CDS encoding DUF7096 domain-containing protein, whose translation is MRTIPVILAALLVFASVGVGAPGAAIGAQPQQGGGDTDGPAGAVVATSDHNATEGIRVLSLNESGDVAADIDVVTIEAGTATEFAASGSATRIETMALRERIEAANTTDERQRRILDGLNEVEKDAITLHSRQQTAIEAYTSGTTTARELLVELARIRASAAVLSDRVRVLNDLAEDTDDFGIDETRVFALVYDLRTFDGPVRSRTAAALSGDQSASTRVYVAATGDGVSLATVADGRYIRETYRGDLRDRENTGIDQETAENVTRRSYPELWNATAGSGGGVGSGGVFILDLEYPNGTLTAFVGGGSERVFMEHQRIDLAGVDTGEQTTRTLDLTLRVNRTFPGGPLRVAVTDPATGEPVNAVVKVGRDGGESTDVGRTGDDGVLWTVSPRGEFVVTVVEVGSTDVSTVPVTPSEPTTVAAALEGANGSAQPEPGD
- a CDS encoding methyltransferase domain-containing protein produces the protein MGILEDKANARLFYKYFSRVYDTINPYIWDDRMRNQALEWFDADRDDRVLDVGAGTGFATEGLLNHVDEVYALDQSRGQFQQAFEKFGKDGKVRFHMGDAERLPFKDDSFDKLWSSGSIEYWPNPVAALREFRRVVKPGGTVLVVGPDYPKLKPFQMLADAIMLFYDAEEAEEMFRAAGFEDTRHFVQQRHRGTPRAITSVATVPAAEESASPAADAVDEAAEEPPATDG